The Heliorestis convoluta genome includes the window GGTGGCAACTCTCTCAGTGCCAACTTCTTGGCTGCTTTTCTTGGTGCTTTTATGTACTTTGCCACACTGACAGAAGTGCCTATCTTACAAGGTCTCCTAGGAAGCGGCATGGGCAAAGGTCCCGCTTTGGCGTTGCTCTTAGCAGGTCCCTCTTTAAGCTTGCCAAACGTCATCGTTATTCATCAGATCATGGGTTTTAAGAAAACAGCCGTCTATGTAGTTTTGGTTGTAACGATGGCGACAATCAGTGGATTTATCTTCGGTACTTTTTGGGGATAACGCTATAAGACAGAAAAAGTGAAAGGAAGATATTCTATGGATATTAAAGTTCTCGGAACGGGCTGTCCAAAATGTAACCAGCTAGAAGAAAGAGTAAAAAAAGTTGTTCAAGAGCTAGGTCAAAAGGCTACCGTATCCAAAGTAGGCGATATCAAAGAGATTATGTCTTATGGTGTAATGATGACACCCGCTTTGGTTGTGGACGGAGAGGTAAAGTTCTCTGGAAAGCTGCCTTCGGAAGAGGAAATCAAAAACCTTTTTGCATAAGCGAGCAAAGGCCTTCCGGCATTGAACTGTGGAAGGCCTTTTCCTGTTAACCCCCCATGCCCGGTCGGGCACAA containing:
- a CDS encoding thioredoxin family protein; its protein translation is MDIKVLGTGCPKCNQLEERVKKVVQELGQKATVSKVGDIKEIMSYGVMMTPALVVDGEVKFSGKLPSEEEIKNLFA